cttgcagtggtgcgatttcggctcactgcaacctccgcctcctgggttcaagcgattctcctgcctcagcctcccgagtagctgggatgacaggtgtgagccaccatggctggctaattttgtatttttagtagagatggggtttctccatgttggtcaggctggtctcgaactccggacctcaggtgatccgcccgcctcagcatcccaaagtgctgggattatgggcgtgagccaccgtgcccagccttgatcCTTGATATCATTAATACTAAAGATAATAatcaggttgggtgtggtggctcacacctgtaatcccagcacttggggaggctgaggtgggcagatcacctaaggtcgtgagtttgagaccagcctggccaacatggtgaaaccccatctctactaaagaaaatagaaaaattaggcatggcagcgcatgcctgtaatcccagctctgtagggagctgaggcagaagaaccgcttgaacccaggagatagaggctgcagtgagccgagattgctccaccacactccagcgtgggtgatagggcgagactctgtctcaaaaataataataataataataatcaccccAGGGACATTTAATGAAGGCTTGTGCTGGGCATCAAGGCCTGGAATTCTGGCAACAACGAGAGGATCACTCCCATTTCCAGAGGTATTTCAAAAGGGCTGAACAGCTGGCTGTGCTCCTCTGCTACCAATCCTGCATGGTTTCCTGTGGCCTGGTCAAGCCCAGCTCACCTTGACTATGGGTGCCCCTTGCTCCTTGCACTCTTGCCCCACTGCCTTCTTTTatttggctctgccacttaaaagctgtgtgaccttaggcaaattacttaacctctctgttccctcctctataaaatggagataatccaTAGTCCTTATTTCACAGACTAGTCCAGAGCCAACACGTTAGTAAGTGTAAAGCACTTACAACCATGCCTAGCTCAAGGGAAGCCCGTGTTTGCTATGATGTCATTATTACACCATATTTAATCAAATCTAAGATGTTGGCCAgatgtagtggtgcacgcctgtaatcccagcactttgggaggtcaaggcaagcggattgcttgagatcaggagttcaagaccagcctgggcaacatggtgaaactccatctttacaaaaaatacaaaaattagttgggtggatggtggatgtctgtggtcccagatactgaggaggctgaggtgggaggatcccttgaggcagggaagttgaggctacagtgtgttgtgattgcatcactgcactccagcctgggtgacagagatcctgtctcaaaacaaaaaacaaaaaaaaactaagatgTCATTGATTATAAAAATGTCACTAAGAAAAGAGAATGCTGCCAGTTAACGATGTCCCAAGGTTCTTTCATCActagaatttttcttttgtatttctcgAAAGAGCTCTGTTTCACTTAAATGTAGATTCTCATCATATATAATTCTCATGCACACATAAAAAGGATAATAGAAGCAAAATAAATTGGTTACCATGTTCAGAAAACTCCTTCACATTTAGAGTCCAACTTGTGTGAATCATTTTTGGTCTGAGAGTCTTGATGTCTGTGTCTGCCTGCCACCTCCTTCTCTGAGTCCTTGAGAGTTCTACAGAGAGCAGTACTGCTCCAAACATTCCATAAAACAGCCATAAAACAGCCAGGCGCTCTTAAGCCAGCTTTACAATTGTGCAGATGAAGTGGAGCCGAGTTTTCACTCTGCTCTAGGAGTGTCActgacaggccgggcgcggtggctcacacctgtaatcccagcactttcagaggccggtggattgcctgaggtcaggagttcgagaccagcctggccaacatggtgaaaccctgtctctactaaaaacacaaaaaagcatctgggcgtggtggcaggtgcctataatcccagctactcaggtggctgaggcaggagaattgcttgaacccgggagacggaggttgcagtgacccgaaattgcaccactacactccagcctaggcgacagacacagcgagactctgtctcaccaaaaaaaaaaaaaaaaaaaaaaaaaaagggagtgtcACTGACAAGCCTGGTTCCCTTCCCCTGGGGTTTCCCACCATTTGAGTCCCAGGGCTAAAAAGGGTTCTGCTTGCCTCTAGGATTTCTTCCAAGCTGCTGACACTCTTCTGAAGGATTTGATGCTGGTGCTTTTCAGGTGTGGGTCCTGACAGTGATGTTGGGACGGCAGCTAGCCAGACAGCAACTGTACCATGTAAACTCACTTCAGAGGTGTAGAATGGGGGCTGCGTGAGGCAGCTCATGCCGTCATCTCAGcccttcaggaggccaaggcgggaggatcacttgagcccaggagttcgagaccagcccgggcaacacagcaagactctgtctgtacaaaaaacaagcaaaataattagccaggtgtggtggcacacacccgtagtcccagttactcagaaggctgaagtaggagaattgcttaagcccaggaggttgaagttgcagtgagttgtgatcttgcaactgcactccgGACTAGGTCACAGATTCAgactctcttaaaaacaaaacaaaacaaaaagtgaaacGTGAACATTAAGCATCTTGGAATAGATAAAACATGCATAATTTCCAATCTTTTTGCTGACCATGCTTCCAGCTGCCTCAGAGCAGTCGTACATTCTGTTCCTGCTGCCTGGAAtaccctcccttcctttccacttTGCCCTGTCAACCCAGCCATCCCTGATCTCATGCGTACTCCAGGATGCCTTCCCTGATCATCCTGCCGAGGTCAAATCCCCTCCCCTTCATAGCACCTAGTACGGCTACAACAGTCTCGAGCGTAtagaggatggggtggggtgaggtcACAGGAGTGATGCTCCCTTCTATCTGGGGTTCAAgggaggcttcttggaggagcATCTGAACCAGGCTTCCCAGGGGATGTGGTTTGGGtaactttgagaaacactgaagggaaaagaaagaacgCTGTAGTGAGTGAAGCCTGGCATTTGGGAAGATGGGTGTGTGGGTGCCCAGACTCACCACGCAAGGCCCAGAGCCCTTTTGAGGCCCTCGAAGGTCCCAGGCTGGGGTCATCCTCTCCAGTTTCAGTTTGAGAaaacaaggcccagagaggtgaagggcTGTCCGGTCATTGCCCATGGAGCCAGGGGAGCTGTGGGCCTTCCGCCGCCAACCTCTGGGCTAGCCCTGCAGAGATGCTAGGAGGATGCAGGGAGGTGAggtgggggctgaggtaggaCTCAGACTGCCCAGGCCCGCCTGCACCCGGAAGGAGGAAGCTGCACAGGGTGTCTGTGGCTGGCCCCGGGATCCCCCACTCGGGGACTTCCTCTTCCTCTCAGGGCAGGTGCAGCTGCCACAGCGAGACGGGCACCCTGACCCGGGCATGGAGGGGGGCAAGGGGCCCAGGCTCAGAGACTTCCTGAGTGGGAGTCTGGCTACCTGGGTGAGGGGGCAGGTGGCAGCGGGTTGGGGAGGGGAAGTGAGCCCCAGCCAGGGGCTGGTGTTGGCGCTGGCcgggggagggtgaggcagaaccAGGCCGGAGGGGAGGGCTGGGTTCAAATGTGGGGGATGGAGATATGGTGTGGGGGGCTGTGGTGAGGGAAGAGGGAACAGAGGCACTCAGAGGACGGGTGAGAAGGGGTGCTTGGGCTCACTGGGGCAGGTCGGAGGGGCTCAGAGTTCACTCTGCTGGTTGGCTGACCCCTCTGGGCTCCTCACAGGCGCTGGGACTGGCCGGGCTGGTCGGGGAGGCGGAGGACTCggagggggaagaagaggaagaggaggaagagccgCCCCTTTGGTTGGAGAAGAGATTCCTGCGCCTCAGCGATGGGGCCCTGCTCCTCCGGGTGCTGGGCATCATGTAAGGGGCATCGGGCCGGGGCGGTGGCGGGGAAGGATCTGAGAGGAGGGGAAGCGGTGGGCGGAGCCTGATGCTCAGTGGGCGGGGCCTGAGGGACGGTGGGCGAGGCCTGTTGACGGGAGGCGGGTCCTCGAGCCCACCTCCGGCCCATAGTGCCCCCAGCTCCCGAGGGGGACCTCGGATGCTCAGAGGCCTTGACGGACCTGCTGCCTGGCGAGTGTGGAACCTGAACCGCTTGTGGGGCCGACTGAGGGACTTCTACCAGGTAAGGGGTCTCGAGGGAAAGGCGGAGACGGGAGGGGAAGAGAAGCCCCTTCGGGAAGGCGCCTCATATAGTCTGCCTCTCTGCCTCCAGGAGGAGCTGCAGCTGCTGATCCTGTCGCCACCCCCAGACCTCCAGACATTGGGATTTGACCCTCTCTCAGGTGCTCTCCCCATCCacaccctcctgcctctgcccccgcACTACTCTACCTTCCCCGCCCCAGTTAACCCCTTGTGGCATGTGCCTTGCAGAAGAAGCGGTGGAGCAGCTGGAAGGCGTTCTTCGGCTACTGTTGGGAGCGTCAGTACAGGTGAGCCGGCGGTGGGAAGGAAAGGTTAGGGTCGAGCTTTGGCGGTAGAGGAGGGAGATCCTGCACCAGCTCCCCTTCCTGTCTCCCCTCAGTGTGAGCACCGGGAACTCTTCATCCGCCACATCCAGGGCCTCAGTCTCGAGGTCCAGAGCGAGCTGGCCGCTGCCATCCAGGAGGTACTGAGACGGTTCGGCAGCCCAGACTGGTATGGCACCTGGGACGCCCTTGCCACACCGCGGCTTCCACTGAACTGCTCTTCCTGCGCCCCAGGTGACCCAGCCGGGGGCCGGCGTGGTGCTGGCACTGTCTGGGCCAGAGCCTGGGGATCTGGCACCTGCCGAGCTGGAGATGCTGTCCCGGAGCCTGATGGGGACACTGTCGAAGCTGGCACGGGAGCGTGACCTGGGGGCCCAGGTAGGGGCAGCAGGGGCATCGTGGACTCAGGTTGGGGAACTGGAGGACCATCAGGGAGCCGATTGTGCAAGGGAGATGGAAGTTTGGGGCCCAGGCATGGGGTTGTGGTCTGAGGTCTTGGGCCATCAGGGATGTCACAACCAGATGGCCCAAGACCCCAGACCACAACCCCATGTCTGGTGTTGTGGTTGGGGGTCGATGTGCAGAGGCATTGGATAAGTTAATCCTGACCCTTGACCCCTGACCTACAGCGGCTGGCTGAACTGCTGCTGGAGCGAGAACCCCTCTGCTTGGGGCCTCAGGCTCCCTCTAGGGCTCCCGCCGAGGGCCCCTCGCACCATCTGGCCCTGCAGCTGGCCAACGCCAAGGCTCAGCTGCGGCGTCTGCGGCAGGAGCTGTGAGTTTGCGCAGCCTGGGAAGGGGACTGAGTGGAGAGGGGCAGATTAAGCCTGGATGGGACCCTAGCCCTGGTGGCTACGGGAGGGGTCAGGCCTGGGAAGGGCTGGGGGTTGTGGGCCCCCAGACCCTCCCTAGACTCCCCTTCCCTCCAGGGAGGAGAAGGCCGAGCTGCTGCTAGACTCCCAGGCCGAGGTGCAGGGTTTGGAGGCCGAAATAAGAAGGCTCCGCCAGGAGGTGCGCTCACATGCTCCCCGCCACCGCGGCATTCCCTAACCTCCCCGCACCCGGTCCCATTGCCTCCCTCCCAACCCGGCTCCTTCCCGTCCCTAATCCCTCTGGCCCGCGGCTGGCTGTTCCCAGCTCCACACCGTCTGGCCCAGGCCCAGGCGCTGTCGGGACAGGCCAAGCGGGCCGAGCTGTACCGCGAGGAGGCAGAGGCGCTGCGGGAGCGGGCCGGCCGCCTGCCCCgcctgcaggaggagctgaggcgcTGCCGCGAGCGGCTGCAGGCGGCTGAGGCCTACCAGAGTCAGCTGGAGGTGAGGCGGAGACGGAGCCGCGGGGCGGGGCGTGCGCGAGGGGGCGGGCCAGGAGGAGGGGCGAGATAGGGTCCTGAGGGCAGAGAGGCAGGTTCTCTGGAGGGGACAGTCACAGGTGGAGAAATGGGTGAGGACAAATTCAGGGAGGTGGCGTCTGGGAAAGGGCCTCCAGAGGATGGggcaggtggaggggaggggggggCTGTGTAAGTGATGCAGCCTTGGAAGGAGGGCGGTTCCcgggggggaggggcggggcatGGACAGAAGGGCGGGGCCTGCACAAAGGGCGGGGCCAGGGGCGAGGGAGAAAGTACCTGAAGAGATCTTGGTGGGAAGAAGATGGAAGGGAGTGGCGGGGCCTAGAGACTGATGGGGTgcagggtgggggaaggaggcagGGTCTGTGACAGGCTGAGGGGAAGGAGTTTGGGACCCTCAGGCGCTGGAGTGCATGGGGGCTGCATGGCTACCGGTTCTCCCTGCTCTCCCACCAGGAGGAGCGGGTGCTCTCAGGGGTGCTGGAGGCCTCCAAGGCGCTGCTGGAAGAGCAGCTGGAGGCTGCCCGAGAGCGCTGCGCCCGGCTGCACGAGACCCAGCGCGAGAACCTGCTGCTGCGAACCCGGCTGGGCGAGGCCCATGCGGTAAGGTAGCCAGAGTGATCCCACTTGGGTTGCCCCGTCACCCCATGACCCCATTGATTCCCTAGTGGTCCCTAGTGATTCTTGCAACCTCTGCTCTTGGTGACCTCTAGTGACCCTCCGACCTACACACTCGGCCTGGCCATGGTGTGGAGGGCTTGTCTGACCCTTCCCTCACCCCCAGGAGCTGGACTCTCTGCGGCATCAGGTGGACCAGCTGGCTGAGGAGAatgtggagctggagctggagcttcaGCGGAGCTTGGAGCCACCTCCAGGATCCCCTGGGGAGGGTGAGGGACCCCactggaggggctggggtgggggctgcctaTGCTTTCCAGCAGGTGTACTGGGGAGAGCCTCTgactccctcccttctcccaagCCTCTGGGGTGTGTATGTGAGGAGCCAGGCAGTAAGGGAGGGGTCCTGACCTCATCTCTCATCCTCAGCACCCCTAGCAGGAGCGGCCCCCTCGCTGCAAGATGAggtgagggaggcagaggctgggcggCTTCGGACCCTTGAGAGGGAGAACCGGGAGCTTCGGGGGCTGCTTCAGGTGCTTCAGGGGCAGCCAGGGGGCCAGGTAAGTCCCCTCCCCCAGGGTCCTGGCCGGCCCTTCCCCTAGTCCCTCCCTGGGCCTGACTGTCCCTCTCGTATGCCCTCAGCACCCCCTGCTGGAGGCACCGAGAGAGGACCCTGTTCTTCCAGTGCTGGAGGAGGCTCCCCAGACTCCTGTGGCCTCCGACCACAGCCCTCAGGGCTTGGTTCAGAAGGCAAGGGATGGAGGCCCCCAGGCCTTGGACTTGGCTCCCCTGGCATTAGACTCAGTGCTCGAGGCATCAGCTGAGTGTCCCCAGGCACCTGATTCAGACCCACAGGAGGCAGAGAGTCCCCTTCAGGCAGCTGCCATGGACCCCCAGGCCTCAGACTGGTCCCCGCAAGAGTCAGGCTCTCCTGTGGAGACACAGGAGTCCCCGGAGAAGGCTGGCCGTAGATCCTCTCTCCAGAGCCCTGCCTCTGTGGCCCCACCTCAGGGTCCAGGGACCAAAATTCAGGCCCCGCAGTTGCTGggaggagagacagagggaagagaGGCTCCCCAAGGCGAGTTGGTGCCTGAGGCCCGGGGATTGAGACAGGAGGGCCCTGAGCACAAGCCAGGGCCTTCGGAGCCCAGCTCTGTGCAGCTGGAGGAGCAGGAGGGCCCAAACCAGGGCCTGGACCTGGCCACGGGACAAGCAGAGGCCAGAGAGCATGACCAGAGGCTGGAAGGGACGGTCAGGGTCCCAGCCTGGCAAAAACCACAGCAGAAGTCAGAAGGGGCTCTTGAGGTCCAGGTCTGGGAAGGCCCAATCCCAGGGGAGAGCCTGGCCAGTGGTGTCGCAGAGCAGGAGGCCCTCAGGGAGGAGGTGGCACAGTTGAGGAGAAAGGCTGAGGCCCTTGGAGATGAGCTGGAAGCCCAGGCCCGCAAGCTGGAGGCCCAAAACACGGAGGCTGCCCGCCTCTCCAAGGAGCTG
This genomic window from Pan troglodytes isolate AG18354 chromosome 9, NHGRI_mPanTro3-v2.0_pri, whole genome shotgun sequence contains:
- the CCDC88B gene encoding coiled-coil domain-containing protein 88B isoform X3, whose product is MEGGKGPRLRDFLSGSLATWALGLAGLVGEAEDSEGEEEEEEEEPPLWLEKRFLRLSDGALLLRVLGIIAPSSRGGPRMLRGLDGPAAWRVWNLNRLWGRLRDFYQEELQLLILSPPPDLQTLGFDPLSEEAVEQLEGVLRLLLGASVQCEHRELFIRHIQGLSLEVQSELAAAIQEVTQPGAGVVLALSGPEPGDLAPAELEMLSRSLMGTLSKLARERDLGAQRLAELLLEREPLCLGPQAPSRAPAEGPSHHLALQLANAKAQLRRLRQELEEKAELLLDSQAEVQGLEAEIRRLRQEAQALSGQAKRAELYREEAEALRERAGRLPRLQEELRRCRERLQAAEAYQSQLEEERVLSGVLEASKALLEEQLEAARERCARLHETQRENLLLRTRLGEAHAELDSLRHQVDQLAEENVELELELQRSLEPPPGSPGEAPLAGAAPSLQDEVREAEAGRLRTLERENRELRGLLQVLQGQPGGQHPLLEAPREDPVLPVLEEAPQTPVASDHSPQGLVQKARDGGPQALDLAPLALDSVLEASAECPQAPDSDPQEAESPLQAAAMDPQASDWSPQESGSPVETQESPEKAGRRSSLQSPASVAPPQGPGTKIQAPQLLGGETEGREAPQGELVPEARGLRQEGPEHKPGPSEPSSVQLEEQEGPNQGLDLATGQAEAREHDQRLEGTVRVPAWQKPQQKSEGALEVQVWEGPIPGESLASGVAEQEALREEVAQLRRKAEALGDELEAQARKLEAQNTEAARLSKELAQARRAEAEAHREAEAKAWEQARLREAVEAAGRELESASQEREALVEALAAAGRERRQWEREGSRLRAQSEAAEERMQVLESEGRQHLEEAERERREKEALQAELEKAVVRGKELGARLEHLQRELEQAALERQEFLREKESQHQRYQGLEQRLEAELQAAATSKEEALMELKTRALQLEEELFQLRQGPAGLGPKKRAEPQLVETQNVRLIEVERSNAMLVAEKAALQGQLQHLEGQLGSLQGRAQELLLQSQRAQEHSSRLQAEKSVLEIQGQELHRKLEVLEEEVRAARQSQEETRGQQQALLRDHEALAQLQRRQEAELEGLLVRHRDLKANMRALELAHRELQGRHEQLQAQRASVEAQEVALLAERERLMQDGHRQRGLEEELRRLQSEHDRAQMLLAEVSRERGELQGERGELRGRLARLELERAQLEMQSQQLRESNQQLDLSACRLTTQCELLTQLRSAQEEENRQLLAEVQALSRENRELLERSLESRDHLHREQREYLDQLNALRREKQKLVEKIMDQYRVLEPVPLPRTKKGSWLADKVKRLMRPRREGGPPGGLRLGADGAGSTESLGGPPETELPEGREADGTGSPSPAPMRRAQSSLCLRDETLAGGQRRKLSSRFPVGRSSESFSPGDTPRQRFRQRHPGPLGAPVSHSKGPGVGWENSAETLQEHETDANREGPEAQEPEKRPLTPSLSQ
- the CCDC88B gene encoding coiled-coil domain-containing protein 88B isoform X2, giving the protein MEGGKGPRLRDFLSGSLATWALGLAGLVGEAEDSEGEEEEEEEEPPLWLEKRFLRLSDGALLLRVLGIIAPSSRGGPRMLRGLDGPAAWRVWNLNRLWGRLRDFYQEELQLLILSPPPDLQTLGFDPLSEEAVEQLEGVLRLLLGASVQCEHRELFIRHIQGLSLEVQSELAAAIQEVTQPGAGVVLALSGPEPGDLAPAELEMLSRSLMGTLSKLARERDLGAQRLAELLLEREPLCLGPQAPSRAPAEGPSHHLALQLANAKAQLRRLRQELEEKAELLLDSQAEVQGLEAEIRRLRQEAQALSGQAKRAELYREEAEALRERAGRLPRLQEELRRCRERLQAAEAYQSQLEEERVLSGVLEASKALLEEQLEAARERCARLHETQRENLLLRTRLGEAHAELDSLRHQVDQLAEENVELELELQRSLEPPPGSPGEAPLAGAAPSLQDEVREAEAGRLRTLERENRELRGLLQVLQGQPGGQHPLLEAPREDPVLPVLEEAPQTPVASDHSPQGLVQKARDGGPQALDLAPLALDSVLEASAECPQAPDSDPQEAESPLQAAAMDPQASDWSPQESGSPVETQESPEKAGRRSSLQSPASVAPPQGPGTKIQAPQLLGGETEGREAPQGELVPEARGLRQEGPEHKPGPSEPSSVQLEEQEGPNQGLDLATGQAEAREHDQRLEGTVRVPAWQKPQQKSEGALEVQVWEGPIPGESLASGVAEQEALREEVAQLRRKAEALGDELEAQARKLEAQNTEAARLSKELAQARRAEAEAHREAEAKAWEQARLREAVEAAGRELESASQEREALVEALAAAGRERRQWEREGSRLRAQSEAAEERMQVLESEGRQHLEEAERERREKEALQAELEKAVVRGKELGARLEHLQRELEQAALERQEFLREKESQHQRYQGLEQRLEAELQAAATSKEEALMELKTRALQLEEELFQNAMLVAEKAALQGQLQHLEGQLGSLQGRAQELLLQSQRAQEHSSRLQAEKSVLEIQGQELHRKLEVLEEEVRAARQSQEETRGQQQALLRDHEALAQLQRRQEAELEGLLVRHRDLKANMRALELAHRELQGRHEQLQAQRASVEAQEVALLAERERLMQDGHRQRGLEEELRRLQSEHDRAQMLLAEVSRERGELQGERGELRGRLARLELERAQLEMQSQQLRESNQQLDLSACRLTTQCELLTQLRSAQEEENRQLLAEVQALSRENRELLERSLESRDHLHREQREYLDQLNALRREKQKLVEKIMDQYRVLEPVPLPRTKKGSWLADKGPLPRHPCAGPRAPSACGMRPWQAGSGGNSAQGSRWGEALSHSALGTPLGNDSDSAIQAPWGRPSPTAKDLVWDGRTPLRPCRNTKQMPTERAPRHRNRRNVPSPHPSASDTVGTAGLGVQPSRHWSVSGGPRQPKSSGSQGPQGESLDKEAWALRSSTVSAGARRWSWDECVDRGDGWPPRAAPGRSSGSSRWLPLRQRSLGDPPAEGGWQESAREPRALSRWGAESQCWGTVAWADLEP